A region of the Stutzerimonas stutzeri genome:
CCGAGCAGGCTGGCCTTGAAGTGCGCAGGCAGATCGTCCGGCCCTTCGCAGTCGTGCTCGTAGCCCCCCTCACCCTGCGGCACCAAGCGATTGAAGAAGCGCTCGAAATCGCGCCGCACCGCTGCATCGGCATTCTCGTTGATCGTCAGCGACGCCGAGGTATGCCGCAGCCACAGGTGTAACAGACCGACCCGGCATTGCCGCAGTTCCGGCAGTGCATCTAGCAGTTCATCGGTAATGAGATGGAAGCCGCGTGGCCGCGCTCGCAAGGTGATCAGAGTCTGTTGCCACATGTTCGAAAGGCTCATGTTCAACGGCTGGTCGCGCGCATTCTAGCGTGGCGTAGAAAAAAACAAAGGGCGCCAAAAGGCGCCCTTGTCATGAACCGCGTAATTGTTACTGGCGAGTGAACTCCGGATAGGCTTCCAGACCGCACTCGACCACGTCCACACCCTCGTATTCCTCCTCCTCGCTGACGCGCAGGCCCATCACTGCCTTGATGATGCCCCAGACGATCAGGCTGGCGATGAACACCCAGAGGAAGATCGACACCAGTCCCAGCAGTTGTGCACCGAAGGTGGCATCGGCATTGGTCAGCGGCACGGCCATCAGGCCCCACATGCCGGCGACACCGTGCACGGAGATCGCTCCGACCGGGTCATCGAGCTTGAGCTTGTCCAGGCCGAGGATGCTGAACACCACCAGCACACCACCCACACCACCGATCAGGGTCGCTTGCAGCGCGCTCGGGGTCAGCGGCTCTGCAGTAATGGCCACCAGGCCGGCTAGCGCACCGTTGAGGACCATGGTCAGGTCGGACTTGCCAAACAGCAGGCGCGCGGTGATCAGTGCAGCGATCAGGCCGCCAGCAGCACCCATGTTGGTGTTGACGAAGACCTGGGCCACGGCGTTGGCGTCTTCGATGGTGCTCATTTTCAGCTGCGAGCCACCGTTGAAGCCGAACCAACCCATCCAAAGGATGAAGGCACCGAGCGTCGCCATCGGCATGTTGGCGCCGGGAATGGCATTGATCTGGCCGTTCGGGCCGTACTTGCCCTTACGTGCACCGAGCAACAAGACACCCGCCAGAGCTGCAGCCGCGCCAGCCATGTGCACGATGCCGGAGCCGGCGAAGTCGAGGAAACCAGCCGCGTCGAGGAAACCACCGCCCCACTTCCAGAAGCCCTGAACTGGATAGATGAAGCCGGTCATCACCACAGCGAAGGCGATGAACGCCCACAGCTTCATGCGCTCGGCCACCGCACCGGAGACCACCGACATGCAGGTTGCGGCGAACACGATCTGGAAGAAGAAGTCAGCGCGAGCGGAATAGTAAGGCGCATCCTCACCCCCGGCCGCGACCAGGTCGACTGCATGTTCGTCGCCGATCAGGAAGCCCAGACTCGGGAAAATGCCACCTTCCGGGCTGGAGTACATGATGTAGTAGCCGACCAGCAGGTACATGATCGAAGCCAGCGAGTAGAGCACGATGTTCTTGGTAAGAATCTCGGCGGTGTTCTTCGCCCGGACCAGACCGGCTTCGAGCATGGCAAAACCTGCCGCCATCCACATCACCAGCGCTCCGCAGATCACGAAGTAGAAGGTATCGAGTCCGTACTGGACGGGTATCAATGCAGTGCTATCCATGTGTCACCTCTTGCTGTCGCGCTGTATGCGCTGTTCGGTCCGCAGGCCATCGCATGCTGCATCGAAGGCCTGCACCGCTTTTAGGATTGGCCCCGGCGTTGGCTCCGGGGTGCCCTGAATGGATTACAGGTTGTAGCCACGCTCGTTATGCAGGCTGAGGTCCAGGCCGATGGTTTCCTGCTCCTCGTTGACCCGCAGCCCCATCACCAGATCGATCGCCTTGAGGATCAGGTAGGTGACGATGCCGGTGTACACCACGGTGAACAGCACGCCCTTGAACTGGATCCACAGCTGCAGACCGATGCTCTCCACTTCGCCGAAGCCGCCCAGCATGGGTGCGGCGAAGATGCCGGTAAGCAGCGCACCGACGATGCCGCCAATGCCGTGCACACCGAACGCATCCAGAGAGTCGTCGTAGCCGAGCTTGCGTTTCAGGCTGGTGGCACAGAAGAAGCAGACCACTCCGGAGACCAGGCCGATGACCAGCGCGCCCATCGGACCGACGGTGCCGGCGGCCGGGGTGATGGCGACCAGACCGGCCACCACGCCGGAGGCGATGCCCAGCGCGCTGGGTTTGCCGTGGCCGATCCACTCGGCGAACATCCAACCCAGCGCCGCGGCTGCAGTAGCGATCTGGGT
Encoded here:
- a CDS encoding ammonium transporter encodes the protein MDSTALIPVQYGLDTFYFVICGALVMWMAAGFAMLEAGLVRAKNTAEILTKNIVLYSLASIMYLLVGYYIMYSSPEGGIFPSLGFLIGDEHAVDLVAAGGEDAPYYSARADFFFQIVFAATCMSVVSGAVAERMKLWAFIAFAVVMTGFIYPVQGFWKWGGGFLDAAGFLDFAGSGIVHMAGAAAALAGVLLLGARKGKYGPNGQINAIPGANMPMATLGAFILWMGWFGFNGGSQLKMSTIEDANAVAQVFVNTNMGAAGGLIAALITARLLFGKSDLTMVLNGALAGLVAITAEPLTPSALQATLIGGVGGVLVVFSILGLDKLKLDDPVGAISVHGVAGMWGLMAVPLTNADATFGAQLLGLVSIFLWVFIASLIVWGIIKAVMGLRVSEEEEYEGVDVVECGLEAYPEFTRQ
- a CDS encoding secondary thiamine-phosphate synthase enzyme YjbQ, which produces MWQQTLITLRARPRGFHLITDELLDALPELRQCRVGLLHLWLRHTSASLTINENADAAVRRDFERFFNRLVPQGEGGYEHDCEGPDDLPAHFKASLLGCQLSLPVSDGRLALGTWQGIYLGEHRDQGGARQIVATLHGTAS